In one Natronosalvus amylolyticus genomic region, the following are encoded:
- a CDS encoding TrmB family transcriptional regulator — translation MDDSTLSDRLRQLGLSEKEVDTYLTILEHGEAKASTVADDAGVSKRYVYSVSEKLDERGFVDVIDHAVPTTIRANPPDEVIAALTTDLESLEPELKNRYGNVSEQEREFEVIKTRTTIMKRITQLLERAEEEVTLSVPAALLEEIEDALEATVDRGVMVILLVTGDDSLPESRFSGLASIARSWGENAPLIVTADQHLGLFAPNEMLVRSNSGKQGIAISQAQLVPIIVGSFFGNYWPMAEQVYVTEPDVLPRTYTDFRHGVLQSTLHLEAGHDILVRAEARPVRTDEYATIEGQLVGVRQSLLEPTRDTFAVENALILELESEDDEDTIVTVGGKGAFVEDYEANSVTLERV, via the coding sequence ATGGATGATTCGACGCTCTCGGACCGCCTTCGGCAACTCGGGCTGTCCGAAAAAGAGGTGGATACCTATCTCACGATTCTCGAACACGGTGAGGCGAAAGCGAGCACGGTTGCGGATGACGCCGGTGTCTCCAAACGGTACGTCTACAGCGTGAGCGAAAAACTCGACGAACGCGGCTTCGTCGACGTCATCGATCACGCCGTTCCGACCACGATCCGGGCCAACCCGCCCGATGAAGTTATCGCGGCACTGACGACGGATCTCGAGTCGCTCGAGCCAGAACTCAAGAACCGCTACGGCAACGTCTCCGAACAGGAGCGCGAGTTCGAGGTGATCAAGACACGGACGACGATCATGAAGCGGATCACCCAACTGCTCGAGCGGGCCGAGGAGGAGGTAACGCTCTCGGTACCAGCCGCCTTACTCGAGGAAATCGAAGACGCACTCGAGGCGACGGTCGATCGCGGCGTCATGGTCATTTTACTGGTGACGGGTGACGACTCCCTTCCGGAATCACGTTTTTCGGGACTTGCGAGTATCGCCCGTAGCTGGGGCGAAAACGCTCCGCTGATAGTGACCGCTGACCAGCACCTCGGACTCTTCGCGCCGAATGAGATGCTGGTTCGGTCGAACTCCGGCAAACAGGGAATCGCCATCTCGCAGGCCCAGCTGGTCCCCATCATCGTCGGTTCGTTCTTCGGGAACTACTGGCCGATGGCCGAACAGGTGTACGTCACCGAACCGGACGTCCTCCCGCGGACCTACACCGATTTCCGTCACGGCGTGCTCCAGTCGACGCTTCACCTCGAGGCGGGCCACGACATCCTCGTTCGGGCCGAAGCACGCCCGGTTCGAACGGACGAATACGCTACCATCGAAGGGCAACTCGTCGGCGTTCGACAGAGCCTACTCGAGCCAACGCGTGACACCTTCGCCGTCGAAAACGCGCTCATCCTCGAACTCGAGAGCGAAGACGACGAGGACACAATCGTCACGGTCGGTGGGAAAGGCGCGTTCGTCGAGGATTACGAGGCGAATTCGGTGACGCTCGAGCGAGTGTAA
- a CDS encoding GNAT family N-acetyltransferase — MVPTPAVEFELLGWPADGPTLRLDYRRFSYAGKFVMSNTGKAVLKREGKSVPSSNTGSTPVRELPYATAVLAAVAFNEDRTDASTLWLRYVTVDSEFRGQGLGPELISRVRDLALERGYGSLQIAVNNPFAYDALWKAGFTFTGETTGLAELILVHPVSPPATGTELSPSAGVDDRLLAHYRDGLEQFRSQDRDRSPDERRFLERRLENGPPSRST, encoded by the coding sequence GTGGTTCCGACACCCGCCGTCGAGTTCGAACTGCTTGGCTGGCCAGCCGATGGGCCGACGCTCCGACTCGATTATCGACGCTTCAGCTACGCTGGAAAGTTCGTCATGTCGAACACGGGCAAGGCCGTGCTCAAACGGGAGGGGAAGTCGGTTCCCTCGAGTAACACCGGTTCGACGCCAGTTCGGGAGCTTCCGTACGCGACGGCCGTACTGGCCGCGGTGGCGTTCAACGAAGACCGAACCGACGCGTCGACGCTGTGGCTCCGTTACGTCACCGTCGACAGCGAGTTTCGAGGCCAAGGGCTCGGACCAGAACTCATCTCTCGCGTGCGCGACCTGGCACTCGAGCGTGGCTACGGCAGCTTACAAATCGCCGTCAACAACCCCTTTGCGTACGACGCTCTCTGGAAAGCCGGGTTTACGTTCACCGGTGAGACCACAGGGCTGGCCGAACTGATTCTGGTCCATCCCGTCTCGCCTCCTGCGACGGGCACGGAGCTGTCTCCCTCAGCCGGGGTCGACGACCGCCTTCTCGCCCACTATCGCGACGGTCTCGAGCAGTTTCGATCACAGGACCGCGATCGGTCTCCGGACGAACGTCGCTTCCTCGAGCGTCGCCTCGAGAACGGCCCGCCGTCACGTTCGACGTAA
- the fen gene encoding flap endonuclease-1, which yields MGNAALRDIAVIQDVPFEDIEGVVAVDAHNWLYRYLTTTVKWTSSEKYTTDDGTEVANLIGIIQGLPKFFEHDIVPVMVFDGGPSELKADEIADRREQREVYEEQLERARKEGDTVAIAQLESRTQRLTPTIQETSRELLELLDVPVVEAPAEGEAQAAHMVKRGDADYVGSEDYDALLFGAPYTLRQLTSKGDPELMDLEATLTAHDLTLEQLIDAAILIGTDFNEGIRGIGPKTALSEIGEHGDLWSVLEARGDHIEHGDRVRQLFRDPNVTDEYEFETSLEPDLESARQYVVDEWGVDAGEVERGFERIEASVVQTGLDSWT from the coding sequence ATGGGAAACGCAGCACTTCGTGATATCGCCGTCATCCAGGACGTGCCGTTCGAAGATATCGAGGGTGTCGTCGCCGTCGACGCACACAACTGGCTCTATCGCTATCTGACGACGACGGTCAAGTGGACCTCGAGCGAGAAGTACACGACCGACGATGGCACTGAAGTCGCGAACCTGATCGGAATCATCCAGGGATTGCCGAAGTTCTTCGAACACGATATCGTCCCGGTGATGGTGTTCGACGGCGGCCCCTCGGAACTGAAAGCCGACGAAATCGCAGATCGGCGCGAACAACGCGAGGTGTACGAGGAACAACTCGAACGGGCCCGAAAGGAGGGTGACACCGTCGCTATCGCCCAACTCGAATCTCGAACCCAGCGGCTGACGCCAACGATTCAGGAGACCAGCCGCGAACTGCTCGAACTGCTCGACGTGCCGGTGGTCGAAGCGCCCGCAGAGGGTGAAGCTCAGGCGGCACACATGGTCAAACGCGGCGACGCCGACTACGTCGGGTCAGAAGATTACGACGCACTCCTCTTTGGCGCCCCGTACACGCTCAGGCAACTGACCAGTAAGGGCGACCCCGAACTGATGGACCTCGAGGCGACGCTCACGGCTCACGACCTCACGCTCGAGCAACTGATCGACGCGGCCATCCTGATCGGGACGGACTTCAACGAGGGAATTCGCGGAATCGGACCCAAGACGGCACTCTCTGAAATTGGCGAACACGGTGACCTCTGGAGCGTACTCGAGGCTCGCGGTGACCACATCGAACACGGCGACCGGGTCCGACAGCTGTTTCGCGACCCGAACGTGACCGACGAGTACGAGTTCGAGACGAGCCTCGAACCGGACCTCGAGTCGGCCAGACAGTACGTCGTCGACGAGTGGGGCGTCGATGCCGGGGAAGTCGAGCGCGGTTTCGAGCGGATCGAGGCGAGCGTCGTGCAGACGGGGCTCGATTCCTGGACGTGA
- a CDS encoding DUF5518 domain-containing protein, which yields MSSLHALRAGLTDSSLRLAILVGLTSVPFTVALSWEPVADDVVVIGGSLSGAPVLLAGLLVGYLYTDRPTETRRAGIWAGMAGSIGTMIVFLANTLTSLPSASSRIGLAGVIATPIVVAIGVGFTVVITSISALFGQWITTRLLRESGERKPETAQRWRYVLFIYAVIAPVTLIYALLIAPQHGISFGFSIVSMFVLVPLSIVTLAGLFIQITTPPKGPNTLATVSVYVGVPIGVCALLYIVTGFRGFEDPGPIGLIGFMIALWLTTALYLASSDRTPITA from the coding sequence ATGTCCTCACTGCACGCGCTTCGTGCTGGCCTCACCGATTCCTCGTTACGGCTAGCGATCTTGGTCGGACTCACGTCCGTCCCGTTTACCGTCGCCCTCTCCTGGGAACCGGTAGCCGACGACGTCGTGGTCATCGGTGGCTCTCTGTCGGGAGCGCCGGTTCTGCTGGCAGGGTTACTCGTTGGCTACCTCTATACCGACCGGCCGACAGAAACGCGTCGGGCGGGGATCTGGGCCGGGATGGCCGGTTCGATCGGGACGATGATCGTCTTTCTGGCCAACACACTCACCAGTCTTCCTTCGGCCTCCTCGAGAATCGGCCTCGCCGGGGTGATTGCGACACCGATCGTCGTCGCAATCGGTGTTGGCTTCACCGTCGTGATTACGTCTATCAGCGCACTGTTCGGCCAGTGGATAACGACGCGTCTTCTTCGAGAGAGTGGTGAACGGAAGCCGGAGACCGCACAGAGATGGCGATACGTCCTCTTCATCTATGCGGTCATCGCCCCCGTAACGTTGATCTATGCGTTGTTAATCGCTCCACAACACGGTATTTCATTCGGGTTCTCGATAGTGAGCATGTTCGTGTTAGTCCCGCTGTCCATCGTTACGCTCGCGGGACTGTTTATCCAGATAACGACACCACCAAAGGGACCGAATACACTGGCCACCGTGTCGGTGTACGTCGGCGTACCGATCGGAGTGTGCGCACTGCTCTACATTGTAACCGGCTTTCGAGGATTCGAAGATCCGGGCCCGATAGGGCTCATCGGATTCATGATCGCACTCTGGCTGACGACGGCTCTGTATCTCGCGAGCAGCGACCGGACACCGATCACGGCGTGA
- a CDS encoding NAD(P)/FAD-dependent oxidoreductase, giving the protein MHVVVLGGGYAGVTLMRALERDLPVDVELTLVNDSPTHLVQHELHRVIRRPSVAAEISIPLTDLLERATVHVGVVESIDTERRTVHLEDETHLEDGTLTYDFCAVCLGAETAFYGLESVREHALPLKRVGDATAIRSGVQRALESESETTDIVVGGAGLSGIQVAGELAALLEESAPERVDDGTASVTLLEQAATVAPEFDRSFQEATRDVLERVGVDVRTESTVTDAGESTVTVRSADENSPRTLRADVFVWTGGISGQDALEGERPQVNRTLRLDDRTFVVGDAARVIDAEGEAVPASAQSAVREAIVVAESIRRLIEYEHQGGVFEPRLESFTFESPGWLVSVGDDAVAQVGPSVFTGAPAKALKTTVGVGYLSSIGSVREAVDLVQNELCASSHSRQSQ; this is encoded by the coding sequence ATGCACGTCGTCGTCCTCGGCGGTGGCTACGCCGGAGTGACACTGATGCGAGCGCTCGAGCGCGACCTGCCCGTCGACGTCGAGTTGACGCTGGTTAACGACTCACCAACGCACCTCGTCCAGCACGAACTCCACCGCGTGATTCGTCGACCATCAGTTGCGGCCGAGATCTCGATTCCCCTCACCGACTTGCTCGAGCGAGCGACGGTCCACGTCGGCGTGGTCGAATCGATCGATACCGAGAGGCGAACCGTTCACCTCGAAGATGAAACGCACCTCGAGGATGGAACGCTCACCTACGACTTCTGTGCAGTCTGTCTCGGAGCCGAAACCGCGTTCTACGGGCTCGAATCCGTGCGTGAACACGCACTCCCGTTGAAGCGTGTCGGTGATGCAACCGCGATTCGCTCGGGCGTACAGCGCGCGCTGGAAAGCGAATCCGAAACGACCGACATCGTGGTCGGCGGAGCGGGCCTCTCTGGCATCCAGGTTGCTGGCGAATTGGCAGCACTCCTCGAAGAATCGGCCCCAGAGCGCGTTGACGATGGGACGGCGAGTGTCACCCTCCTCGAGCAAGCAGCCACTGTCGCACCGGAATTCGACCGATCGTTTCAGGAGGCGACACGCGATGTCCTCGAGCGAGTCGGCGTCGACGTTCGGACCGAGAGCACCGTCACCGACGCTGGTGAATCGACAGTTACGGTCCGGTCTGCGGACGAAAACAGCCCGCGCACGCTCCGGGCGGACGTCTTCGTCTGGACCGGCGGCATCTCCGGGCAGGACGCACTCGAGGGCGAGCGACCACAGGTCAATCGCACCCTGCGCCTCGATGATCGAACGTTCGTCGTCGGTGACGCGGCGCGGGTTATCGACGCCGAGGGGGAAGCCGTCCCGGCGAGTGCCCAATCTGCGGTTCGCGAAGCGATCGTCGTTGCCGAGAGCATTCGTCGGCTGATCGAGTACGAACACCAGGGTGGCGTGTTCGAGCCGCGACTCGAGAGCTTTACGTTCGAATCGCCCGGCTGGCTGGTCAGCGTCGGTGACGACGCCGTGGCCCAGGTTGGTCCTTCGGTGTTCACCGGGGCGCCAGCGAAGGCGCTGAAAACCACCGTCGGCGTCGGCTATCTCTCATCGATCGGCTCCGTCCGTGAGGCGGTCGACCTCGTGCAGAACGAACTGTGCGCGTCCTCTCACTCGAGGCAATCCCAGTAA
- the mvaD gene encoding phosphomevalonate decarboxylase MvaD gives MKATAMAHPIQGLIKYHGMRDDIERLPYHDSISVCTAPSHTRTTVEFSMDYDEDTYVVDGEELEGRGFDRLEAVVEKARGMSDAAHTVYPVRIESENSFPSNVGLGSSSSGFAAAARALAEAAELDASMQEISTIARVGSASAARSVTGAFSQLYTGMNDDDCVSRRVPSNLHEELKIVVGLVPYHKETEDAHDEAADSHMFQARNAHIHGQIAKMRDALRNDEFDDAFELAEHDSLSLAATTMTGPEGWVYWQPATLAIFNKVRELREEEDVPAYFSTDTGASVYVNTTAEHAEQVEEAIAETGVSTTTWGVGGPARLLEGDDEHLF, from the coding sequence ATGAAAGCGACGGCGATGGCCCACCCGATTCAGGGGCTTATCAAATACCACGGCATGCGAGACGACATCGAACGACTGCCCTACCACGACAGTATCAGCGTCTGTACGGCACCGAGTCACACCCGCACCACCGTCGAGTTCTCGATGGACTACGACGAGGACACCTACGTCGTCGACGGCGAGGAACTCGAGGGGCGAGGATTCGACCGTCTCGAGGCAGTCGTCGAGAAGGCCCGTGGTATGTCCGACGCGGCCCACACCGTCTACCCGGTCCGCATCGAAAGCGAGAACAGCTTCCCCTCGAACGTCGGACTCGGCTCCTCGTCCTCGGGATTCGCCGCGGCCGCTCGAGCGCTCGCCGAAGCAGCCGAACTCGACGCCTCGATGCAAGAGATTTCGACCATCGCCCGTGTCGGGTCGGCCTCGGCCGCCCGATCGGTGACCGGTGCGTTTTCGCAGTTGTATACGGGGATGAACGACGACGATTGCGTCTCCCGTCGCGTCCCGAGTAACCTACACGAGGAGCTCAAGATCGTGGTCGGGCTGGTTCCCTACCACAAGGAAACCGAAGACGCCCACGACGAGGCCGCAGACAGTCACATGTTCCAGGCCCGAAACGCCCACATCCACGGTCAGATTGCGAAGATGCGCGACGCGCTGCGAAACGACGAGTTCGATGACGCGTTCGAACTGGCCGAACACGATTCGCTGAGCCTCGCGGCGACGACGATGACCGGTCCCGAGGGCTGGGTCTACTGGCAGCCGGCCACCCTGGCTATCTTCAACAAAGTCCGCGAACTCCGCGAGGAAGAGGACGTTCCGGCGTACTTCTCGACGGACACTGGTGCAAGCGTCTACGTCAACACGACAGCCGAACACGCCGAACAGGTCGAGGAAGCCATCGCCGAAACCGGCGTCTCGACGACTACCTGGGGCGTCGGTGGCCCCGCACGCCTGCTCGAGGGCGACGACGAACACCTGTTCTAA